From the Burkholderia mayonis genome, one window contains:
- a CDS encoding 1-phosphofructokinase family hexose kinase, whose amino-acid sequence MTTVVTVTPNPALDQTVRVSNLTLGDVNRAESLEFNAGGKGVNVAGCLADYGIATIATGLLGAADSAAFDAMFADKQIADRFVRIAGRTRINVKLVDSARGETTDINLATSLPTPADVAALERRMIELAAPGRWLVLAGSLPPGVDASFYRRATRALHGAGARVALDTSGAPLADALAADDPRELPDLVKPNLAELEAALGRALRDEDAIVRAACELAARGIAYVVVSLGAKGALGVAADVGARALGASEVSEVSEVSEAPAASKASVGSRTFDATKSSKLETVDALASSTASPGSEGRLLSMVRSASPASVASPVSASPVSASPTSTTAGAPTSPQRATPHPAIYRIFRATPPRVPVASTVGAGDAFVAGLVASLTEARAWGDAGRRATAFAAAKLARVGPHLPDRTTLDALAAQVEVETFTLTAAADGVVHS is encoded by the coding sequence ATGACGACCGTCGTGACCGTGACGCCGAATCCGGCGCTCGACCAGACCGTGCGCGTGTCCAACCTGACGCTCGGCGACGTGAACCGCGCGGAGTCGCTCGAATTCAACGCGGGCGGCAAGGGCGTGAACGTCGCCGGCTGCCTCGCCGACTACGGGATCGCGACGATCGCGACCGGGCTGCTCGGCGCGGCCGACAGCGCGGCGTTCGACGCGATGTTCGCCGACAAGCAGATCGCGGACCGCTTCGTGCGGATCGCGGGGCGCACGCGGATCAACGTGAAGCTCGTCGATTCGGCGCGCGGCGAGACGACCGACATCAATCTCGCGACGTCGCTGCCGACGCCCGCCGACGTCGCGGCGCTCGAGCGCCGGATGATCGAGCTCGCGGCGCCCGGCCGCTGGCTCGTGCTCGCGGGCAGCCTGCCGCCGGGCGTCGACGCGTCGTTCTACCGGCGCGCGACGCGCGCGCTGCACGGCGCAGGCGCGCGCGTCGCGCTCGACACGAGCGGCGCGCCGCTCGCCGATGCGCTCGCGGCCGACGATCCGCGCGAGTTGCCGGATCTCGTGAAGCCGAATCTCGCGGAGCTCGAAGCGGCGCTCGGCCGCGCGTTGCGCGACGAGGACGCGATCGTGCGTGCGGCGTGCGAGCTTGCCGCGCGCGGGATCGCGTATGTCGTCGTGTCGCTTGGCGCGAAGGGCGCGTTGGGCGTCGCGGCGGATGTCGGGGCGAGGGCTTTGGGCGCATCGGAGGTATCGGAAGTATCGGAAGTATCGGAAGCGCCGGCGGCATCGAAGGCATCGGTCGGATCGCGGACGTTCGATGCGACAAAGTCGTCGAAGCTGGAGACCGTGGACGCGCTCGCATCTTCGACCGCATCGCCGGGATCCGAAGGGCGGCTGTTGTCGATGGTACGTTCGGCATCGCCCGCATCGGTTGCATCGCCCGTATCGGCATCGCCCGTATCGGCATCACCCACATCGACAACCGCAGGCGCGCCGACCTCGCCGCAACGCGCCACCCCGCATCCGGCCATCTATCGGATCTTCCGCGCGACGCCGCCGCGCGTGCCCGTCGCGAGCACGGTCGGCGCGGGCGATGCGTTCGTCGCTGGGCTCGTCGCGAGCCTGACCGAAGCGCGCGCGTGGGGCGACGCGGGCCGTCGCGCCACCGCGTTCGCGGCTGCGAAGCTCGCGCGCGTCGGCCCGCATTTGCCCGATCGCACGACGCTCGACGCACTCGCCGCGCAGGTCGAAGTCGAGACTTTCACGCTGACCGCCGCGGCGGACGGCGTCGTTCATTCATAA